A section of the Clostridia bacterium genome encodes:
- a CDS encoding (2Fe-2S)-binding protein, translating into MQAIVDRTGVKRYLVTLKVNGTVHTRPVKANTLLVDLLREDLDLTGTKKGCELGDCGACTVLVDGEPVNSCLVLAVEADGVEITTIEGVTQDGRLDRVQEAFINHAAVQCGYCTPGMILSAKALLARNPHPTEQEVREAIAGNLCRCTGYVNVVKAILAAANEKANEGIEEGRASNE; encoded by the coding sequence ATGCAGGCCATAGTCGACAGAACAGGTGTCAAGCGCTATCTGGTCACTCTGAAGGTAAACGGAACGGTCCATACCCGACCGGTCAAAGCCAATACCCTCCTGGTAGATCTGCTGCGCGAGGACCTCGACCTCACCGGAACCAAGAAGGGGTGCGAGCTGGGCGACTGCGGGGCCTGCACCGTACTGGTGGACGGGGAACCCGTCAACTCCTGCCTGGTTCTGGCCGTGGAGGCCGACGGAGTCGAGATCACCACCATCGAAGGGGTGACACAAGACGGCAGGTTGGATCGGGTGCAGGAAGCTTTCATAAACCACGCGGCGGTACAGTGCGGCTACTGCACGCCCGGCATGATTCTGTCGGCCAAAGCCCTCTTGGCCCGCAATCCTCACCCTACCGAGCAGGAAGTGCGGGAGGCCATTGCCGGCAATCTCTGCCGCTGTACGGGCTACGTCAACGTCGTCAAGGCCATCCTGGCGGCCGCCAACGAGAAAGCAAACGAGGGAATAGAGGAGGGAAGGGCGAGCAATGAGTGA
- a CDS encoding xanthine dehydrogenase family protein subunit M → MYLPDFDYFAPMSLAEACALLARFGSSAKALAAGTDLLPKMKGGLLSPEVLVSLRNLEGLRGIQYHKERGVVIGALVTHNDLIRSALLQEKYPSVCGAARQIANYQIRNRGTVGGNICNAVPSADLPPILIALEAQARLVGATGERTLPLEQFFVGPNQTVINQDEILTEIVIPDREPPFTGSTYLKFGLRRSGALAVVGVAAAVVTEGNVVKEARIVLGAVAPVPMRAKKAEELLTGKEATEELLEEVGRCAAAESKPISDIRASEEYRRDMVRVFTKRALRKAIAEGQA, encoded by the coding sequence ATGTACCTGCCCGACTTTGATTACTTTGCACCCATGAGCCTAGCGGAGGCTTGTGCGCTCTTGGCAAGATTCGGCTCCAGCGCTAAGGCTCTTGCCGCCGGCACCGACCTCCTGCCCAAGATGAAGGGCGGACTTTTGTCCCCAGAGGTTCTGGTCTCGCTGCGAAACTTGGAGGGGCTAAGGGGTATTCAGTACCACAAGGAAAGAGGAGTGGTTATCGGCGCGCTAGTTACCCACAACGATCTTATCCGGTCGGCCCTCCTGCAGGAAAAGTACCCTTCCGTCTGCGGGGCCGCCCGGCAGATAGCCAACTACCAGATCAGAAACCGGGGTACCGTGGGGGGAAATATTTGCAACGCCGTTCCCTCTGCCGACCTTCCTCCCATCCTAATAGCCCTGGAAGCCCAGGCAAGACTGGTGGGGGCTACGGGAGAAAGGACTCTGCCCCTGGAACAGTTCTTCGTGGGGCCGAATCAGACCGTGATCAATCAGGACGAGATCTTGACTGAGATCGTTATTCCCGACCGCGAGCCGCCCTTCACCGGCAGCACCTACTTGAAGTTCGGTCTGCGGCGCTCGGGCGCGCTCGCCGTGGTGGGGGTGGCGGCGGCGGTAGTCACAGAGGGAAACGTGGTCAAAGAGGCCCGGATTGTGCTGGGTGCGGTTGCTCCCGTGCCCATGCGGGCCAAGAAAGCGGAAGAGCTTTTGACGGGCAAGGAGGCCACCGAGGAGCTTCTGGAGGAAGTAGGCCGGTGTGCGGCGGCCGAAAGCAAGCCCATCTCCGATATTCGTGCCTCGGAAGAATACCGCCGGGACATGGTACGGGTGTTTACCAAACGTGCCCTGCGCAAAGCCATCGCCGAGGGGCAGGCATAA
- a CDS encoding TOBE domain-containing protein: MKISGRNQLAGTVRHIETDDLMARVLVDIGGGHNITAVITRDGAEDLGLAVGDRVTALVKATSVMLVK, from the coding sequence GTGAAGATCAGCGGGCGCAACCAACTGGCCGGCACCGTCCGCCATATTGAGACCGACGACTTGATGGCCAGGGTGTTGGTGGACATCGGTGGCGGACACAACATAACTGCCGTGATCACCAGGGACGGAGCCGAGGACCTGGGCCTGGCGGTGGGCGACCGCGTTACCGCCCTGGTCAAGGCCACCTCGGTGATGCTGGTGAAGTA